From Candidatus Neomarinimicrobiota bacterium, the proteins below share one genomic window:
- the nth gene encoding endonuclease III yields MNLQKDTESRESKQRRAEKIIHRLYRMYPASACSLLHVDAFQLMVATILSAQCTDERVNKVTPELFRRWNTPEDMAQAPLPELIDVIRSTGFFNHKAKHILAASQMIVDKYKGEVPHTLEELVSLPGVGRKTANVILGVAYHQPGIVVDTHVGRISRHLGFTRHTDPVKVEFDLQKILPREHWIKWNHMIIDHGRAVCTARNPRCEICGLCDLCPGPYSKKGEKIPKTCPEHPERISEGE; encoded by the coding sequence GTGAATTTACAGAAGGACACCGAAAGCCGTGAATCCAAACAGCGCAGAGCGGAAAAGATTATCCATCGCCTGTACCGCATGTATCCTGCCAGTGCCTGTTCGCTGCTCCATGTGGATGCTTTCCAGCTGATGGTGGCAACCATTCTTTCGGCCCAGTGTACCGATGAACGGGTGAATAAAGTCACCCCCGAACTTTTCAGGCGCTGGAATACTCCCGAAGACATGGCACAGGCACCCCTCCCTGAATTGATCGACGTCATCCGGTCCACCGGCTTTTTTAACCACAAGGCGAAACATATTCTGGCCGCATCCCAAATGATTGTAGATAAATACAAGGGGGAAGTCCCCCATACCCTGGAGGAACTGGTCAGCCTGCCGGGTGTGGGACGGAAAACGGCCAATGTGATTTTGGGAGTGGCCTATCATCAGCCGGGCATTGTGGTGGATACCCATGTGGGAAGGATCTCCCGACACCTGGGTTTTACCCGGCATACCGATCCGGTAAAGGTGGAATTTGATCTGCAGAAAATCCTCCCCCGGGAACACTGGATCAAGTGGAATCATATGATTATTGACCATGGCCGGGCCGTATGTACCGCCCGGAATCCACGCTGTGAAATCTGCGGCTTGTGTGACCTTTGTCCCGGTCCCTATTCTAAAAAAGGAGAGAAAATCCCGAAAACGTGCCCGGAACATCCGGAACGTATCAGCGAAGGAGAGTAA
- a CDS encoding transglutaminase-like domain-containing protein — MNLDLLQHFLEETPLLNMHDATLFALNEKHRWDKADPETRTRQIYEFVRDTIAYGFPKKPFQPASEVLSAGYGMSVSKSILLMALLRYVHMPCRFHGFLIKKEFLRGIPEDSVYKKIPPLLVHAWVEVLLDDRWIILEGATLPKAFIEKQAAKIPFGTGEFNGLGLGVHELDNLLYEWTGKHTYIQRNAILRDYSVFNAPDHYQMVFGNELKKIRTYYPGKRLIKKLNKHLNALHPA, encoded by the coding sequence ATGAATCTTGACCTTTTACAGCATTTTCTCGAAGAAACCCCCTTGCTGAACATGCATGACGCCACCCTTTTTGCGTTGAATGAAAAGCACCGGTGGGATAAAGCCGATCCGGAAACCCGTACCCGGCAGATCTATGAATTTGTCCGGGATACCATCGCCTACGGGTTTCCCAAAAAACCCTTTCAACCGGCATCGGAAGTTTTATCCGCCGGGTATGGGATGAGTGTTTCCAAAAGCATCCTCCTGATGGCCCTGCTGCGGTATGTTCACATGCCCTGCCGATTTCACGGCTTCCTCATCAAAAAAGAGTTCCTCCGGGGCATTCCCGAAGATTCGGTCTATAAAAAAATCCCCCCTCTGCTGGTCCACGCCTGGGTGGAAGTCCTCCTGGATGACCGCTGGATTATCCTGGAAGGTGCCACCCTTCCCAAGGCCTTCATCGAAAAACAGGCAGCGAAAATTCCCTTCGGGACCGGTGAATTCAACGGATTGGGACTGGGTGTCCACGAACTGGATAACCTTTTGTACGAATGGACGGGGAAACATACCTATATCCAGCGGAATGCCATCCTGCGGGATTATTCTGTCTTCAACGCCCCGGATCACTATCAGATGGTTTTCGGAAACGAACTGAAAAAAATCCGGACCTATTATCCCGGAAAACGGCTGATCAAAAAGCTGAACAAACACCTGAATGCCCTCCACCCGGCGTAA
- a CDS encoding HigA family addiction module antitoxin: MMEKLSNIHPGEILKEEFLKPLNISAYRCAKETKIPQTRISQILKGFRSITADTALRFSAYFGNSAKFWLGLQADYDLEEAKKKKHEIFRQIKSIG, from the coding sequence ATGATGGAAAAACTTTCAAATATTCACCCCGGAGAAATTCTGAAGGAGGAGTTTTTAAAACCCCTGAATATCTCTGCGTATCGCTGTGCAAAAGAGACAAAAATTCCCCAGACCCGGATTTCACAAATATTAAAAGGGTTCCGCAGTATCACCGCCGATACAGCCCTGCGCTTCAGTGCATATTTCGGAAACTCTGCTAAATTCTGGCTTGGCTTACAAGCCGATTATGACCTTGAAGAAGCCAAAAAAAAGAAACATGAAATCTTCAGGCAAATTAAATCAATTGGATGA
- a CDS encoding ATP-binding protein, producing the protein MLRSRLSNLIQWKNKTERKPLILRGARQVGKTYLLKEFGQKEFPNVHVLNFEEYPTATKIFDKDLNPARILNEIQLFLDGLIHPETDLLIFDEIQHAPNALTSLKYFYEKMPQMAVCAAGSLLGVGLSGESFPVGKVTFLDLCPMNFEEFLLGSGNEQLLNYLKNHSRTEPLPEWLHNRVWELWKHYLITGGLPEVVDTYRQFQDNLYLAFQKVRDVQHDLLDTYMADIAKHSGEINAMHIERLWRNVPAQLARTQDGSAPKFKFKDAIPGFRGYEQLSAPMNWLEKAGLILKTSIIHTAERPLSGQMAENRFKLYLFDVGLLGAMNRLSPAVLYNMEFGRYKGYIAENFVAQELVSMGIKELFCWEGRTSEIEFLLHTLQGIIPVEVKSGINTKAKSLKVFEERYHPEKSIILSSRNVHIAGKRYYLPVYLTRRLINE; encoded by the coding sequence ATGCTTCGAAGTCGTTTATCAAATCTTATTCAATGGAAAAATAAAACAGAAAGAAAACCTCTCATCCTACGGGGGGCGCGACAGGTGGGAAAAACATATCTCCTGAAAGAATTTGGTCAAAAAGAGTTTCCAAATGTTCATGTCCTGAATTTTGAAGAATATCCAACGGCAACGAAAATATTTGATAAAGACCTGAATCCTGCCAGAATCCTGAATGAAATTCAACTCTTTTTGGATGGACTGATTCATCCTGAAACAGATTTACTCATTTTTGACGAGATTCAACACGCTCCCAATGCCCTTACAAGTCTGAAGTATTTTTATGAAAAAATGCCCCAAATGGCTGTTTGTGCCGCCGGTTCCCTGTTGGGGGTGGGACTGAGCGGAGAGTCTTTCCCCGTTGGAAAAGTCACCTTTTTGGACCTCTGTCCAATGAACTTTGAGGAGTTTCTTCTGGGGAGTGGAAATGAACAACTTCTGAATTACTTAAAAAATCATTCACGGACCGAACCCCTGCCTGAATGGCTCCACAACAGAGTATGGGAACTGTGGAAACACTATCTGATTACAGGCGGACTCCCGGAAGTTGTGGATACATACAGACAATTTCAGGATAATTTGTACCTTGCTTTTCAAAAGGTGCGGGACGTTCAACATGATCTGCTGGATACCTATATGGCAGATATCGCCAAACACAGCGGTGAAATCAATGCCATGCATATTGAAAGATTGTGGCGAAATGTCCCTGCTCAACTTGCAAGAACACAGGACGGATCCGCACCAAAATTTAAATTTAAAGATGCCATACCCGGATTCAGAGGGTATGAACAACTGTCCGCTCCCATGAACTGGCTTGAAAAAGCGGGACTGATTCTGAAGACATCTATTATTCATACCGCGGAAAGACCTCTGTCTGGACAGATGGCGGAAAACCGGTTCAAACTGTATCTGTTCGACGTGGGACTCCTGGGTGCCATGAACCGTCTGTCTCCGGCAGTCCTTTATAATATGGAATTCGGACGGTATAAAGGCTATATCGCCGAAAATTTTGTCGCGCAGGAACTTGTTTCTATGGGAATAAAAGAACTTTTCTGCTGGGAAGGAAGAACCTCCGAAATTGAGTTTCTTCTCCATACCTTACAGGGAATTATCCCTGTTGAAGTGAAATCAGGAATCAATACAAAAGCAAAAAGTCTGAAAGTTTTTGAAGAACGCTATCATCCGGAAAAAAGTATTATCCTGAGCAGTCGAAATGTACACATTGCCGGAAAAAGATATTATTTGCCTGTTTATTTGACGAGGAGATTGATAAATGAATGA
- a CDS encoding type IV toxin-antitoxin system AbiEi family antitoxin: MTTRNRTKINSLISEWPNGLVYTQSYLNKLGYNSDLVQHYVRSSWIERVGNGAFKKYHDTVDCLGSLAAVQQQLGKNIHCGGKTSLSLQGISHYIQLNQETVYLFSPVKENLPEWFLNHKKTWRFEFIRTNFLDYSVKDSFTSFERNEYSFKISSNERALLEILYLIPDRQGFDEAIKLMEMLPSLRPTVMQALLNSCTSVKVNRLFMFMAKRLHYPWFDELETDLIHLGSGKRQIIKNGKLDKEFLITVPEEYVND; the protein is encoded by the coding sequence ATGACTACAAGAAATAGAACAAAAATAAACTCTCTCATCTCTGAATGGCCCAATGGTCTGGTTTATACCCAATCATATTTGAATAAGCTTGGATACAACAGTGATCTTGTCCAACATTATGTAAGAAGTTCATGGATAGAACGTGTGGGAAACGGTGCTTTTAAAAAATATCATGATACAGTTGATTGCCTTGGTTCCCTGGCTGCGGTTCAGCAACAGTTAGGTAAGAATATTCATTGCGGGGGGAAAACATCTCTGTCTTTACAGGGCATATCGCACTATATCCAATTAAATCAGGAAACAGTATATCTGTTTTCGCCTGTGAAGGAAAACCTGCCGGAGTGGTTTCTTAACCATAAAAAAACGTGGCGATTTGAATTCATCCGGACAAATTTTTTGGATTATTCAGTTAAGGATTCTTTTACTTCTTTTGAAAGAAATGAGTATTCTTTCAAAATCTCCTCGAATGAAAGAGCCCTTCTGGAAATATTATATCTGATTCCGGACAGACAAGGGTTTGATGAAGCCATTAAACTGATGGAAATGCTTCCATCACTGCGGCCTACTGTGATGCAAGCACTACTGAATTCCTGTACCTCGGTCAAAGTGAACCGGCTGTTCATGTTTATGGCGAAACGCCTCCATTATCCCTGGTTTGATGAACTGGAAACAGATCTTATACATTTGGGCTCCGGAAAAAGGCAAATCATTAAAAATGGAAAACTGGATAAAGAATTTCTTATAACTGTCCCGGAAGAGTATGTAAATGATTGA